agtcctatgtccagaaggcagtggctcatgggccaatcaagaggaataattacttttgtgttattctgcttgagtataccatccgggtatccttggtgctgcaggcattgtccttgtgatactccgtggcgggtggggagctcggatgatgaaacaatataaacttaccatggcttacgaaactcccctaaaaaaaacaaaacgtcctcttgatactactgatcctgatgttgaagaccaaggactgtccacatccattgactactggccacggtttattgtaattgagacgactgacaacactccgttaaagctgaacccttttgcggtatcaaaaggcatacagggcattgcaggtgatgttagaaacgttagacgtttacgaacaggttctttgcttgttgagtgtaataggaggcaacaggcaaccaatctcctttcaacaaaatcatttgtaggcattccagtgtcagtctctcctcaccgtactcttaacactagtaagggtattgtgagagaccgtgatagactatttgcggatatgctggaaattgacatcgctgcagagatgaaggaccaaggtgtgttatttgtcaaacgtttcacaacccgaagaaacaaccagatccaacaaaccaacacctatttattttcatttttcactccaacggctccaaaatcaataaaggccggctactgtcacatcaaagtggaaacgtttattcctaatccactcagatgtttcaagtgtcaaaagtatggtcacggtgtaaattcctgcacattgtctgttgtgtgtgctcactgcggtgagaagacccacacaacagaagattgtgacagtaattacaagaaatgcaccaattgttcaggagaccattcgtctttctcaaaagagtgtccgatttggaagtaccagatggaaataaacaaactaaaatttactcaaaatatcagctttgccgaagcgaaacagcttgttcaaagatgcgatccacaagaaacatatgcttctaaaacaaaaccatcatctgaaccatcctctaaggcttctacgtcttcttcagctgctcaaacaaacttgactttggtgcacactgattccccagaGGTTTTTTCACCCGCTATTTCTTCTCAGACCGCTGAGCTACTTCCTCGCATGTCGCAAAGTCAATCAGGGCCAGCTTCggattcatcatcacagccacctgcaaggtctcaatctttgtcaaatgtccaacaaattcctaaaggaaaaactaaacctatgcctgattcttcaaaaaagcaaagtggcagagccccaaaagggtctgaaaacagaattaagctttataataaatacggatcacttgaggacatggacgtgtccgaaaacgtccaatcaagggcacacagcttgtcgccctcaaaaaaagtacggggtagatccccaatcaacccgcccaaacgataatccattgcaaaaatattgtacaggggaactgtagaggcctaaggaccaatttcaacgggttacagctacttgtccaggattttgcaccatccgctttctgtctccaggaaacctatctgaaggagacagacgcttttgatctacgtcagttcacttcatataattgtttttcacctccagatgatagggccactggagggtcttcaattcttgtaaaacaggatgttatccatagtcctgtaacactcacaactagtctccaagctgttgcagtgagactaactcttcacgttacctttacactatgctctttatatatttccccttcttcagcactccagcagtctgatcttcaagctctctatgaccaacttcctaaatcttgtattttaatgggtgatctcaatggacataacccgatttggggtggtacaaacacaaactctaaaggtaaaatactggaagatttcatagccaataatgacttgtgtatatacaatgatgattcaagcacttatctgcaccctgcaactggcacctactcttctctggatctgtctcttacagacccttctctactaaatgaatttgagtggtcagtccacaatgacctctgtggaagtgaccactttccaactatcttaacagcaactaatccatctgattctccatcttatacaagatggaatttttccaaggcagactggtcgttatttaaaacgttatgcacatctacggccgcagtgtttcagtgaagtaactgatcctattcggcttttttctgacactttaaatgaaatagctgatgagtgtatacctaggtcttctactgctccacatgtacggaaaccatggttcaattccgattgtaggcaagccagaaaagcgaggaaaaaggcggaaaattatttccgcaatcatccaactgtccacaacttgactaagtttaaaatcctcaatgcgaaagcccgtcgtaccttcaaacacaacaaacggcaatcttggaggaactacgtttccaggattaattcgcgcacgccaatgtccaaggtatggaacatggttcaaagaattaaaggtacaGGTTCtaaatcttcagttcaccatctcaaagatggtgataatttaattactgacaagtctCATATAGCAAATAAAACTGGCGAAACACAAAATTCTTCAtgggcaaattatgtccctgagtttcagagatatcagaaacaacaggaaaagaaaaaacttaatttcgaatcaaataatggtgaagattataatgaagttttctcattacatgagttatatacagctcttgaccaagctcatgacactgcagcaggtgatgacaatattcattatcagctactgaaacatttgcctgaaccatgtctggtcacacttttagatatatttgacaaaatatggacgtctggagcatttcctccttcgtggcgtaatgccattgtagtcccaataccaaaacctggcagggatcatacagatccgtcgaattacagaccgatatctctcactagctgtgtctgtaaaaccatggaacgtatggtgaataatagatcaGTTttgtatcttgaaaccaataatctcattacaaatattcaatgtggtttcaggaaaaatcgcagtaccattgatcatttggtacgcttagaatccttcgtgaaaaatgcaatcgtaaataaacaacatgttgtatcaattttctttgatcttgagaaagcttatgatacgacctggaagcatggtattttgagggatttacatgaatttggattgagaggtcgtttgcctctttttatatcagagtttttaaaagacagacaatttcaagtcagagtaggttctaccctgtctgatcattataatcaggatcagggtttTCCCTCaaagtagtattttgtctgtcactttgtttagtattaagatcaacagtttatccaaggttttaaatgattcaattgatggatcattatttgtggatgactttaatatttcttgtagtggtaaaaatatgcacactattgaaagacaactgcagttatgtttgaacaaaataaataaatggtgtcttgaaaatggcttcaaattttctaaatccaaaactaattgcatacatttttgtagaaaatataagccgcataaggaccctgaactatctttaaatggcactcccatcaaggttgtaaaggaggccaagttcctgggtttaattttcgattctcatttaaccttcttgccacacattaaatcccttaaagctaaatgtctgaaggcactagatttgttaaaggttgtttcaaattcaaagtggggaggggatacagatcattggtacgatctacacttgattatggctccattgtgtatggtggagcctgtaaaagcaacctcaaactattagattctgtccatcaccaaggtctaagactttgtcttggatcttttagaacctcacctgttgccagtctctatgttgaggctgatgaatcatctctttcacaacgccgtataaaattgtctttacaatacattactaaactatattctaataaatgtaacccagcctatgactgtgtgttcaatccgctttatgaaaatttgtatgacaagaggtcttctcttgttccacctctaggacacagaattaaaccctttctttcttcggccagaattgagttggaaaacatagctccctcccgtctcctttcttctcctccttggcagttggttaggccacaagttgacctaacattaacttcatttaaaaaatcagaaactaatcaattacaatataaacaagaatataatcaattaaaacataaatatagcaattacaaacccttatttacagatggatccaaggacggtggtgcagtagcttgtgccactgtcattggatcgagaacaatatcttctagacttcccgataacagctctatttttactgcagaagcaaacgccatattaactgctattcaattttttcaaagacaccctaaacataaacagtatataatctattcagtcTCTGtctcttgccttcaagctattaaaaatatttcttgtaaacatccacttttgatagaaattattgaattgtacaataatcttgctactggccagtgcgacattgttctttgttggttacctagtcacgttggcatttctggtaacacaatggccgatcttgctgctaaagcagcactcagcaaatctgtgacaccacttcttattccatactcagattataaagctgcaataagatcttatatccgtgatctgattcaGAAGAAgggggacacccaagtgggtataaataaaatacatgaaataaaaccttatatcggttatacttacttgggttgtcagtccagatttgaggaggtcattatgcgacgatgtcgtattggccataccaggtatactcacgaatatttcTTAAAAGGCGAAGATGCTCcgtgttgtatcccttgtgatgaaagaatcacagtcaagcatgtcctgcttgactgtgttgaatactccatcacaagggataaatattttaattcacgaactttgaaggatctttttaattctgttagctctcatttaattattgcatttttaaaagaattagatttgctaaatgaattgtaaatagatgaatattttatgcttggaggtttgaattagtaacttagagtgttagtggctgtatcctcgagggggtttaaagcactgtaaaattattgtcctcctgagaggatacgtaagtcccaaaacatttgaagtcaaatttgatcttccattttgtcttagccgtagaatatgtgtcattttaatttgtggctaatcttgcttacaatcaccatcaactgaggggatgatgtaaatccagctagggaccatgcaggtagcagaagtactgtaagttcccatggcccctagtatggtgatctaccttcagttgttggtgatctatatagcctgtttttatattgtattgtcagaataggaatattagttttaacttttcacgctagttttatttcttattgtgatattccagttgttttactgtccttcgtcgacaggtttttatcatatacatagattccttttttaagaatgctctcgtcacgatatggctgcaatactgccgatgtgacgttaaatgttaactcactcactcactcactcactggataaGTTCAGACGTATCCATATCTTCGAGGgacccaaacttattaaaaagctGAATCTCATCTTTTGAACCCTTAGCGACTCTATCGCTTTGGTTGATTCTGGTAAGTTTTTGGTTTCCTTTCACAGTTTGTGCGACTTGATGTCCAGGTACAGCTTTTGACTGACACGAATCTGATTTGGATTTGGAATGAACATTTCGACCAGAGGACTTTCTATCATCTAGCTGAGTCTTTGTACTTGCGGAGTCCTGTGACAAAGGCATAGGCTGAGGCTGAGATGGCGTCATGGCTGCAGTCTGAGTAGCAGAGTCTCCTCGTGGTAATAATTCTTGATTTGTGATGGGTTCAGGAGAATTAGATTTTATCCATGTCAGctctgtctgacattcaactGAGAGTGTGGTCGTGGGTGGTCTTTTACTAACAGAAGCGTAAGAGTCATTTGGGTAAACAGAGAGAACAAGCTTCTTAGCTTCAGCAtagctgatattttgagaatgttttattttattgacttcCATTTCCCTCTTCCATATCGGAGAATCTTTTGATTAGGAGGAAtgctttcctgaacagttgacacattttttaaagttatttgTACAGTCTTCTGTAACATGAGATTGCTCCCCACAATGAGCACAAGTAATACGGTTGGAGCAAGAATTtatcccatgaccaaatttctggcatttaaagcacCTCAGTGGATTTGGTATATACACTTCAACTGGAAGATTGCAATAcccagctttgattgactttggtgcCGTTGGAGagacaaatgacaataaatatgtgtttgtgagaactACTTCAGAATTGTGACGCCTCGTAAAACGTTTCACGTgcgtgacaccttgatctttcagttcAACCATGATGTCAAGCTCCGTCATGTCCTCTAAAAGATGATCTCGATCcctgacaatgcctttacttgaATTCAGTGTACGATGGGTTGACACTAAAACAGGGCATCCGGCCAACGTATCAACTGACAGcaggttggttgcttgttgtcgtttactacattctaTGAGTAAAGACCCAGATCTCTGTCTCCTGATATTtttcacgtctcctgcaataccatacactgctttggaaacagcaaacggATTGAGTTTAATTGGTTTTTTATCCACAGATTCTATCACTAGAAATCTCGGCCAATAGTCTACCTGTTTCAATGGTCGATAACTGTCATTTGTGCTTGGGTCATTATCAAGCTGACGTTTTTTTCTCAGGGAGGTTTCAGGttccatgttaatgtatataagattcatcatcccagctccccacccactaccgagtatcataaagacaatgctatctacaagtggatctccgacctgcagcaccaaggatactgggatgatatactccagcagaaggattaaacaagtaatcagtctacaagattggcccatgagccatcgccttctggcaccagcatctaggcaaattttatcaaatttgaaaattcatatatcatacaatatatacttaaaaccaattatgtcaacattgtgtCCAAGCCAAATAGTTATTGAGCAACGAAAGatagtgctcagggctcggcatgaccagccgattggttgaaccgggcccattcaaccacccgtctaggtgaagtaagggtcaaaggggtgtgttgggcaaagggagcacgattacaggcccccagcgccctcaacccccagactcccgtcctccatcgacacagggccgcaacccacggcaaacgggttggtggaccaaatatgcccccgggtccacaacaggggtgttggcgagctcttggcgttacccagcacccaccacgagaaggtggctcgccacgggtgccataaTGAACTAAGACCGTTCACATCTATTGACTATCAGTCACGTTTTATAGTACTTGAGACCTTTGACAAGACACCCTTGAAGTTGAATCCGTTTCAAAAGGCATACAACGCATAGCAGGAGATGCTGAAAACATTAGACGTTTGTGTTCAGATATTTTTCTTATTGAATGCagtaagagacaacaggcaactaacctcctgtcaactaattcttttgtcggcattccagtaTCAGTATCTGCCCACCGAACCCTTAAcagcagcaaaggcatagtgacAGACTGAGACCACCTTTTCGCTGATATGCTCAACATTGAtattgcctctgaaatgaaggaacaaggtgtgctatatgtaaaacgtttcactacccggaaacaaaatgagatccaacaaacaaacacctatttgttttctttcatactCCAACTGCTCCTTAATCGATAAAGGTCGGTTACTGTCATATCAAAGCGGAAAGGTATACTCCAAATCCACTaagatgtttcaagtgccaaaattatgggcatggcgtaaatacttgcacattgtctgttgtgtgtgctcactgtggggagatgacacacacaacagaagattgtgtcagtagttataagaaatgcaCGAACTGTTGATGAGACCattcttctttttcaaaagaTTGTCCAATGTGGAAGCAGCAGATGGAGATAAACAAACTCAAATTCACCCAAAATATTAGTTTCTCTGACGCAAAACAACTTGTTCAGAGATCTGAATTAGCAGAAACGTATGCTTCAAAAGCTAAGAAATCACACGAGGCGACGAACACAGCAACCAGATCAACTTCAGGCtatcaaacagatttgacgtgggtgaacACTGATGCCCCACTGACCTTtgcacctgcaatatctacccAAACTAATATACGTGACATTAAGAACCAAATATattgcatattatgaagaacctgtcgacgaaggacagtataaCCACTAGATTGTCatagttagtatttaaaaccaACGTGGACAACAAATTACTAAAGGCAAAAGTAAACCTATGTCTGATTTTttccaaaaagaaaacaaaatggcaAAGTCCCAAAATGATCTGAAAATAAGATTaaactttacaacaaatattgatcacttgaggacatgtcCATTAGTCAatagtttatttatttcaatactgaaaggcCTCAGGCCTATAGTATAAAACACACATCATACTACTCATGATATAAAGTAGTATAATATCATGGAGTCATATCATACCATATAATGCTGTATCACGTCATATTAGATCATATGATATCAGATGgtaccatgtcatgtcatgtcgtaTCATATATGTTCTCACATCGGAAATAGTATCATACCATATCATAATACATCATATCATCGTCTCACGTCATAtcctatatatcatatgtcaaagATCAGCTTGTACATCATATATAATGGCATATCAAATCATATACATGACATTTTAGCAAATGTAATATAGTATCATGCTAAATCACTCACTTCTCGATATCACACATATCTTTATATCATTTGTAGGGCGCACTCCATATACATATCATTTATAGAAGAATTGTCTGGATAGCATAGCTTTGTGAAtaaaaattgcaatattttggatTACCTTTTCATTTGAACACGTCAACAGTGAAGAGAATTTGGCAATCGATGGATGTACaaaatagtattctttcatatattttctacGTAGTGTATCAAATGCTGGACAGACAAGAAGGAAATGATATTCGTCTTCTATTGCATTGTTAGTGCAACATTTACATAGTCTATCTTCtctttttatattcataaatctccccttttcaatcaataaatcatGGGATGAGCAACGAAAACGTGATAATGCTGTTCTGAATTTCTTAACATTTACACATGATAGATAACCTTCAGTATAAATGTGGGTTTTTAGTGTTGAGTAATACTTACACTTTGTTGATAATGAAACAATTCCCAACCACTTTTGTTGATATATGTCTTTTAATCTTTGTGTGAATGTATTTAAAAACAGTGATGGGGCGAACACTTTTTGATCATACCATAGGTTATGGAATCCAGTTGAGAAGAGTAGGTTTTTTACTTCTGATACCCAGTTCTGCTTACCGTTTTCATGCAACAATAAcatcatttcataacattttttggGTAAACGGTGTGATGACATGTTTAATAACTTTATCCAATATTTGATCACTCTagtttgctggaatatgtggAGGGGAAACCTgccacattctccatataccatAACGTCTGGTGTGCTCATCTTTACTCCGAGAAATGTTTTACAAGCAAATAAGTGAACTTTTTCTATACAATCAAAGTATTTCAAGCCCCAAATTTCGGCACCATAAAGTAAAATCGGACTGATTTTGGtgtcaaatattctaaaaaagGATGCTAGATTTATATCTCCTAATACTCTCAGGTTTCTTAATATACCGATTAGAGCCTTACGTGCTTGCACAGATGCGTATTTTGTGTGTGTCGACCATGACagaatgtttgtaaaatatactcCAAGGTATTTGTATGATGTAGTTCTTTCTACGACATTACCCTtataataccatatttccttTTTCGATAGTTTACCTCCTTTCTTGAAtgcaattatttttgttttattcatgtttacacTTAGACAATAATTTTGGCAATAGGTTTCTAATTCGTTTATCTGCTTCTGTAGGCCGTTTATAGTGCTAGAAATGAGAacaatgtcatctgcaaataatAAGAGGAAAAGATAGAACATATCGGGATGCAACTGGATACCATGTGAGCAATTTCGCTCAATCTGTACCGCTAGCTCGTTTATGAAAAAAGAGAACAGGAACGGGCTGAGTACGCAGCCTTGCCTAACTCCAatgtttacatcgaatgttgcAGACACCTCGGTGTTGTTTCTAACACAGGCTTTCACATTTTGATATATATCACTTAATAACTTACTCATTTTGGG
The window above is part of the Haliotis asinina isolate JCU_RB_2024 chromosome 1, JCU_Hal_asi_v2, whole genome shotgun sequence genome. Proteins encoded here:
- the LOC137297374 gene encoding uncharacterized protein, producing the protein MNGLSPKMSKLLSDIYQNVKACVRNNTEVSATFDVNIGVRQGCVLSPFLFSFFINELAVQIERNCSHGIQLHPDMFYLFLLLFADDIVLISSTINGLQKQINELETYCQNYCLSVNMNKTKIIAFKKGGKLSKKEIWYYKGNVVERTTSYKYLGVYFTNILSWSTHTKYASVQARKALIGILRNLRVLGDINLASFFRIFDTKISPILLYGAEIWGLKYFDCIEKVHLFACKTFLGVKMSTPDVMVYGECGRFPLHIFQQTRVIKYWIKLLNMSSHRLPKKCYEMMLLLHENGKQNWVSEVKNLLFSTGFHNLWYDQKVFAPSLFLNTFTQRLKDIYQQKWLGIVSLSTKCKYYSTLKTHIYTEGYLSCVNVKKFRTALSRFRCSSHDLLIEKGRFMNIKREDRLCKCCTNNAIEDEYHFLLVCPAFDTLRRKYMKEYYFVHPSIAKFSSLLTCSNEKVIQNIAIFIHKAMLSRQFFYK